GGTTTTGATTTTGCCATTGCAGATCCAATAATTCCTAGGATACTAAAAATCATGGCCGAAATCGCTAAACCCGTAATGCTTGATGTTCCGCTATCTGAGAACGCTGCATCCACCCCGCCTATCATCAATGCAACAATTGAAGCAATAATACCGAAAATACCAGCTATAAGACCCATAGCAAACATTCAAAACTTCCCCCTATTTCCTTAACCGATGCTCAGTCACTTTGGATTCTACTTTAACTGCAGTTTAACTGAATATTCTTCTCTTTGATCGTTGGATCCAAACCCGTCACCTTCAGTAATGTACCACTTGATCTTAACCCACTCAATATCTTCTGCGTTTCCACGATCTAGGAACCATATTACATTACCTTCTTTGATAACTCCTTCTTCGATCTCCCCTCCTAAATTATCTGACAACCACATATTGGCATCGACCTGTTCCCCAGTAGATGTGATAAGCTCTGCTTGATCCGGATACGTAGTAAATATTTTATCCGTAGTGTTTTCGATATTCATTTTGATTCCTACTGCGGACGCAGTTAAATCTTCTGTATCTCCATCCTTAGGTGCTTTGTCTGAAACTACGACTTTCTCGATCGTTGTTACCACACCATTAAAATCGTCTGACCAGGTCGCATCATTGTAATAAGTCCAAATATCGTCTGAATTTTCAGTTTCCTCACTTACGTTTTCTGTAGTTGTCGTTCCCTCGCTTTCGGTAGAAGTGACGGAGTCCACATTACTATTTGACTCCATCTTGGCCTCGGTCGGATTGTCATCCTTAATGTTTGTGACCTCATTGCCACATCCGACTAACAGAACAACTGACAATGCGATTACAGTAAAAATGGGTAGCTTCTGCATTTCATCTTTCCTCCATTACAATTCAATACATCTGACCGATCCTCAAGTAAGTGCGCATGTCCTCTGAAAATATGATTGTTTCCTATTCACCCAAGGGCCCTTTGGGTTTATATTGTTTCCGTTTCCTAGAACTCTGTCTATCCCAAAATCAATATAACTTTCTCAGGGAATGACGCAGTTCACCTTGCTATCAGTCAGCTTATAAAGTTTAACATCTTAAATAGTTAAAAGGTATTAAGTTTGTATAATCTTCATCAAATATTAATAATTTTTATAATTTTATTTATATAATATATATTTGTTATATTATCCCAATGATATCCTTACTGGCTCTTCCTGGTTATTCTCTAAAAAAATAAAGGCAGCCAATTAAATCATTGGCTGCCTTGAGGAGCTTCCTCCTACTTGAACTAATTACAAATTGACCATAATCCTGTTCTCTTCTTAATTATATTCCAATATGAATCGATTCCATTTCTGCTGCCAAGGGATGTCGTCCCAGAACGGATGATGTGGCGCGCAGTTAGAGCACAATGTCATTCCCCAGAAACCAAGGGACATCCCTTTACGGATCGCATATTCAGCGATAAACTTTCCGACTGGTCCTTCTTCAAACCCTGCGTATAGCGGGGTATATCCTACGTAACCCTCTCCGATGACAACCGGAATACCGTTACGCCGTACCCAGTCATGAACTTCATCAAATCGCAGGTCCACTTTTTGCAGCATTGCGAGTTTTTGTGCCGCATAGTGCTCATATAGGAATAAATCCCATTTGTCTGTATCCGCCCAGTCATGCAGATAAATTAGCTTCATCCCGACCGGATTACCTTCCATCCGCCATTCCTGTCCTACCGGAAGTGTCCATTCTTCAATGGGTGGAGCATCTTCTCTAAGCAACGACTGTACAAAAGGATTCGGAAACGGCTTATCCTCGTTCAGACCGGCCAAATCCATCAGCTCGTTCAGCACGCCTTTAATATATAAATGAAAATGAGCAACCTGAAGGTTACGTGCAACATCGCATTTTGAATAAGCTTCGTTCAGCGTATAGCTTGCGGTTATCAATAGATCTGGATGACATTCGCGCAGATAATCTACGGCCTCTTCAATATATGGCTGCATCACTTCCACAAGTTCCGGCGTATTCGTATCTGATATCCCTTGGCTGGTTCCGATCGCTGTCAGTTGTCCGAACTCCACCTCATTATGCAGCTCTGCATAAACAATTTGACTGCCATAGCCTTCCTTCTTAACGAATTGAATTAACTGATTCATCGAAGCGGCGATAGCCATGAACCGTTTCTCTGGCGGTATCGCAGCCAGCTCATCCCGCAGCTCGGGATGGGCTAGGAAGCTAGGGCTCTGTTGATACTCCCAGGAGGATAACATAATATAACAGTTATGAGCTTGTGCCTGCTTGAACAGCTCCAGCAGATGAGCATGACCGTCCAGCTCAGCTCCACCGCGGCAATTGTACCAGCGCGTGCGCTGACCGACTTTTCCTAGATTACCGAATTTCAATGGACCAGGGCGCTTCCCTTCACTTGTGAACAGCATGAACGGCATAGCGCAGATCCGAATCGTGTTGTATCCTCGTTCCACCGCTTCTTTAAAGCGCGCGCTTAAGTCGCTATACGGCTCACCCGGCATCGTCATCGTATACCAAGAGAAATCCCACATCGTAATCGTAAGCTTCCGAGGCAGATCATTTCTAATGTTAATCATATTGAGTTCACTTCCTTAACGATGAAATGAAAGAGTCAAGGCTGCCTCATAAATCGGAGTCGCTTCAATGAGATGGAATTCAGCGATTTCCCTTCCTTCGAACCTTTCCACAAGCGCTTGATTAACAAAGGTATGAACTGTGCCTTCTCGCAGAGGCGTTATGGACAATGTAAGAGAAGCGGATTCCAGCTCATTACGAAACTGTTTTAACCCAATAGGCCACGCCTCACCATATTGAATATGATCTGTAAGCAAATCATCCTTCAGATATGCTGCTGCTACATCACCACTGTAATCAATAGATAAGAATACGTCACCGATCTGCTCTGGCCAATCGGTATTTGTTTGTAATACGGCATGCTTGTCAGATGGATAAGTGATCTCAACCATCGGACGATAAGAAGGTACGTTCACTTCAATTAGGTCAAAGCTGCCTAGAGAGGAAGAGGTAATAGAACCAACCGTAGTTTGCAGGTCAGACGATAATGCAGGATAGACGGCAACCTGCCAATGCTCTGCTCCTTCAGAGCTGCAGACGAGACGCCCGTCTTTTACATACAATCGGCTGCTGCTGACCATAAGCCTCTCTTGATCCCATAGGTCAAGCTTATACGTCTGAAGCGCCTCTTCCCTGGAGAATACTGCGATTTTAACGGTTTCTCCATTCGGCTTCAGAACATCGATCGTATATTCCTTGCCTACGGCAGGCCTTATAATCCAAACCGATTCCTCCTCAATTACTTGTCCGCCTTCTTCAGATATGCGAACTGCTGTCTGTTTATCCAACACGAGCTCTGGCTTGATGTCATTCAGTGCCTGAAAGACAACCAGCGGCGACGCTTCGTTATCCAGCTTGGTCAGCGGCTGTACGGTAGCGGTTACAATTCGGATACCATGTATGGTCATATGAAACGGAAGGACCGCGCCCATCCCACGATTCATCGTAAGCGCGCCCTCACGAGGAAATGCAGCAACGCCTCTGCCCGTGTCGAGCTCAATACGTACATCGGAATGTTCCTTCGTCTCCACATGATCCTGAAAATTGTTCAAGAATAGAAAGCCGCTGCCATCCCTTTGGCGTACACACCAACGAATCGTTTCTGTATCTTCAGGGAGGATTTCGGATTGACCTGGGGGCAGCTCCGTTCCGAGGGGGGCAATACTCTCGCCAAAGGCATCCAGCATGAGTGCAAGTGTCCGAATACGATCGTATGATTCTCCGACTCTGCCAAATTCACCTAGTGGAGACTGATAGTCATAAGAGATTTTGGGAAGTCCGTGTTCGTTTAAATACGTATGTTTACCCTTAGGATTCGATCCCCCATGATACATATAATAGCCTAGAATATTGCTTCCGCTTGCCAGCTTCACCAGTGTCATCGCCTCCACACTGTCTGGAGACACATTCGGCCTAGCCGTGTAGCTTACCTGCATTCCCCCAGCCATCTCACAGTATGCGACTGGGTACTGGAGCGTATCGTACCCCACGGACTCCATAGGAGTCGCATGTAAATCCCGATAAATGTATTCTCCGCTCGGCGGCTGATTCGGAATCCACGGTGTATATGCATAACCAGCAAGCATCGGAAGCGTTCCGCTCTCTGGAACAGCAGCCCCGCCCCACGCTGTGGCCGTAAAGAACATCGGCTTCATACCTGCTTCCTCAGCGAGCCTGCGAAGCTCAGCAAGATGCTGATTGCCTTCTTTTCCTGCGCTCAGAAACACGCCTGTCTTATATCCCCATGCGTCTAGTGGGGCTCCGGCATGCATATATTCATTCTCCAGCTGGATCCCAATAATCGGTCCGCCATCCTGGAACAAGGTGCCTTTCACCTGCTTCGCGATTTCACGGTACAGCCTGCGCGCTAGTGCTAGATACTCAGGGTCGTTTGAGCGAACTTCAAGCGGCTTGTGAAACACCCAATCCGGTATCCCTCCATTACGCACTTCACCATGGCAAAAAGGACCAATCCGGATGATGAGCGGTAACCTGATTTTTGAACACAAGTCAATGAAATGGCGTAAATCACGCTCTCCTCCCCATTCGAAGACACCTTCCTCCTCTTCGTGGTGGTTCCAGAACACATAGGTCGCGACGATGTTTATGCCGCCTGCCTTCATCTTAAGCAGTTCCTCCTCCCAGTGAAGAGAGGAGAAACGTGAGAAATGAAATTCTCCCACAACAGGTATAGCCGGTCGCCCGTCTTTTGTCATATAGTAATTCGTAAAACCAAAACTCTCACCCTTAGGATTAATTCCCTTGCAATCTCCCAACCTGCCCGAATGAATGGGCTTCGCTTCCGATTTAAGCTTGAGTGTAAGCAGTTTCATATATTTACCTCCCCATGGAACAATACTCCTTGATGGTTGGGATCCAGCTCCAGCACCTTCCGGAAATCCTCGGCTGCTTCTGGTACCCTATTCAATCCTAGTAAGCCTAATGCTCTCATATATCGGCAATGAATAACATTGCGCCGGTTCAGATCATCATCAAAGACTAGAAAGTCAGGCAGCGAAACGGCAAAATAATCGATCTTCACATCATCAAACAAATGCTTCTCTGCATAATTGATCAGCTTATGGAAACGTCGTGCAGCCTCTTTAACATTTCCGAGCTTATTCCACGCTAGTCCTTGATAATAAATCATTTCTGGCGGCTGATCATTATAGTACATCGCACTCGCAGGCTCATCAAGACCGTAAGCTGCAGCAGCAAAGGCTTCTTCCGCTTCTTTAGTTAAGCCTAGGGATTCATAGGCACAGCCTAGGTAATAATAAATGTGGTTTTCTTGAGCACCTGCTAATTTGCCCTCTCCCAGATTAAGAGGATAGACGGTTGCCTCTCTCAGACTCTCTACTGCTTTCACATATTGTCCGACGGCGATTGCCAGTTTGGCCAGTTCCACCTTTGCTAGTACATATTGCCCGGTAACTTTGCCTTCACCGCCTTCCCATGGATGGAAGATTCGATCCTCGATCAGTCTTAGTGCATCCTCATGCCGTTTAAGCGTATTGTGCAGTGTTACAAATTCCAAATACAAGTCGTCCCTCTGAACGATGAGTTCTGTATTCGCGTTCATTAATTCCAGTCTAAGATCTGGCGGAGTGTTCAGCTTCTTGTGCAGCTGGTCGAGCTCGTAGAATACGCGGGCATCGCCGGAATTACAAGCAAATGCGTTATTCAACGAATTGAGAGCCTCGTCTGGTTTATTCAGCTTATTGTAGTAAGCAAGGGCCAAATTCCGATGCACAACAGAATAACTGTCATCCAGCTCACGAGAAGTCTCCCAGCACAATATCGCTTCCTTATGACGTTTTTTATCATATAAAAGATTTCCCAAGTAATAGTGTGCTTTGGCATCATTTGGACTGACTTTGACAGCAAAATTCAGAACATCGAGCTCGAACAGACGGTTAGGGAAGCAATAATCCGGAGAAGCAGCTGCCGCTGAAGACAAAGCCAGGTTCATTTCCTCCTCCATTGCAAGCTCCCCATATAAGTAAGCTTTAGTATAATGGATCATAGGATCCATGGCTGCCTTTTCTGGTGCATCGTTTACGATTATAGCTGCTTCTGTGTACATCCCCGCCGCCGCGTAATCTGATGCCAGTGCTAAATAATTGCGGGCTTCGTCCCGCATCAGCTTATGGAGCTCTTCCTTGACTGCTGCTGCCTCTGCTTCTCGGCCTAGTGCTTCTAATGACAAGGATTTCTCAAAGTACGCGCCAAACTCAGCTATACCAATAGCGATGGTGCTGTCTAACCAAGCTATTGCAGATTCCAATCGTCCCAGCTTACGGAGCAGAATAGATTTCAAATTCCTTGCTTTAAAATGATGTGCATTACGTACAAGTGCACGCTCTACCAGTTCCAATGCGTCAACGTATTCCCCTGCCTCGGATGCGATCTGAGCGAGTGAAAAATAGCCTGCGTCCTGCCATGCGGAAGACCATACCGATTTATAAAATGCAGCATATGCCTCCTGCTTACGGCCTTGAGCTTGGAGAGATAAGCCAAGCATATAATATGCTTCACAATCGTATGGATTGGGATTTAACCAGGTCAATGATAATACTGCCTTTCGGAAATGCTGTTCACTCTTCTCGTACTCGCCTCTGCGAAGTAACAAGGTACCGTAAGCGACATTTATCCGAATATCATTTTTGTCTCGCTTCAAACCCTCCAAATAATAAGCTTCAGGTTCAAATGTTGCATGCCTATACTGCTCTAGATGAAGGCCTGCCAAGTACAGCTGCTCATTGGTTTTCAGCTCTTCTGGCTCTGGAAGCGCTCGTGCAGCATCAGGGATTTGCTCGATCTCGGGCTTATGCGGCTGGTAACTCACGAGCCTACGGCCCGTGCCATCCATAACGGAAGCAACTAGCTCATATTCTTTAACTTCTGGAGGAATTGGCACTTCCTTCATAAATGTAACGGCTGGTGACAAATCGACTGTCTCTTGCAAAAACGTCCCTTTGCTGCTCCTTAACTCAATCCTTGCCCCTTTCTGTTCCGAAGTGACATACACCTGTATCGTTGCGACTCCGCTATTGCGATCGGTTTCTAAGTTGAGTGCC
This sequence is a window from Paenibacillus urinalis. Protein-coding genes within it:
- a CDS encoding DUF4064 domain-containing protein, translated to MFAMGLIAGIFGIIASIVALMIGGVDAAFSDSGTSSITGLAISAMIFSILGIIGSAMAKSKPKIAGIIMLVSGIAGFISISMFFILSGVLFVVAGFMGILSKKKSVNIEA
- a CDS encoding cellulase-like family protein, which translates into the protein MINIRNDLPRKLTITMWDFSWYTMTMPGEPYSDLSARFKEAVERGYNTIRICAMPFMLFTSEGKRPGPLKFGNLGKVGQRTRWYNCRGGAELDGHAHLLELFKQAQAHNCYIMLSSWEYQQSPSFLAHPELRDELAAIPPEKRFMAIAASMNQLIQFVKKEGYGSQIVYAELHNEVEFGQLTAIGTSQGISDTNTPELVEVMQPYIEEAVDYLRECHPDLLITASYTLNEAYSKCDVARNLQVAHFHLYIKGVLNELMDLAGLNEDKPFPNPFVQSLLREDAPPIEEWTLPVGQEWRMEGNPVGMKLIYLHDWADTDKWDLFLYEHYAAQKLAMLQKVDLRFDEVHDWVRRNGIPVVIGEGYVGYTPLYAGFEEGPVGKFIAEYAIRKGMSLGFWGMTLCSNCAPHHPFWDDIPWQQKWNRFILEYN
- a CDS encoding beta-galactosidase; amino-acid sequence: MKLLTLKLKSEAKPIHSGRLGDCKGINPKGESFGFTNYYMTKDGRPAIPVVGEFHFSRFSSLHWEEELLKMKAGGINIVATYVFWNHHEEEEGVFEWGGERDLRHFIDLCSKIRLPLIIRIGPFCHGEVRNGGIPDWVFHKPLEVRSNDPEYLALARRLYREIAKQVKGTLFQDGGPIIGIQLENEYMHAGAPLDAWGYKTGVFLSAGKEGNQHLAELRRLAEEAGMKPMFFTATAWGGAAVPESGTLPMLAGYAYTPWIPNQPPSGEYIYRDLHATPMESVGYDTLQYPVAYCEMAGGMQVSYTARPNVSPDSVEAMTLVKLASGSNILGYYMYHGGSNPKGKHTYLNEHGLPKISYDYQSPLGEFGRVGESYDRIRTLALMLDAFGESIAPLGTELPPGQSEILPEDTETIRWCVRQRDGSGFLFLNNFQDHVETKEHSDVRIELDTGRGVAAFPREGALTMNRGMGAVLPFHMTIHGIRIVTATVQPLTKLDNEASPLVVFQALNDIKPELVLDKQTAVRISEEGGQVIEEESVWIIRPAVGKEYTIDVLKPNGETVKIAVFSREEALQTYKLDLWDQERLMVSSSRLYVKDGRLVCSSEGAEHWQVAVYPALSSDLQTTVGSITSSSLGSFDLIEVNVPSYRPMVEITYPSDKHAVLQTNTDWPEQIGDVFLSIDYSGDVAAAYLKDDLLTDHIQYGEAWPIGLKQFRNELESASLTLSITPLREGTVHTFVNQALVERFEGREIAEFHLIEATPIYEAALTLSFHR
- a CDS encoding DUF5107 domain-containing protein, which encodes MSTKVLKASVRETIVQIPTYGVGKPDKNPMFLEKRVYQGSSGRVYPYPVIDKIENQKKIQEYRMIILENEYLRVEVMPELGGRIYRAVDKTNNYDFVYHNQVIKPALVGLAGPWISGGIEFNWPQHHRPNTFGPVEWKLEECESGSATAWVSEIDRMYGTKVTTGFTLHPDKAYIEIKANLYNRTSLPQTFLWWANPAVAVNEHTQSVFPPDVNAVFDHGKRDVSRFPIAMGTYYKMDYSEGVDISRYKNIPVPTSYMAYKSDYDFVGGYDHQLRAGLLHVANHHISPGKKQWTWGNGEFGQAWDRNLTDEDGPYIELMTDVFTDNQPDFTWLAPYEEKSFTQYFMPYKDIGVVKNASINAALNLETDRNSGVATIQVYVTSEQKGARIELRSSKGTFLQETVDLSPAVTFMKEVPIPPEVKEYELVASVMDGTGRRLVSYQPHKPEIEQIPDAARALPEPEELKTNEQLYLAGLHLEQYRHATFEPEAYYLEGLKRDKNDIRINVAYGTLLLRRGEYEKSEQHFRKAVLSLTWLNPNPYDCEAYYMLGLSLQAQGRKQEAYAAFYKSVWSSAWQDAGYFSLAQIASEAGEYVDALELVERALVRNAHHFKARNLKSILLRKLGRLESAIAWLDSTIAIGIAEFGAYFEKSLSLEALGREAEAAAVKEELHKLMRDEARNYLALASDYAAAGMYTEAAIIVNDAPEKAAMDPMIHYTKAYLYGELAMEEEMNLALSSAAAASPDYCFPNRLFELDVLNFAVKVSPNDAKAHYYLGNLLYDKKRHKEAILCWETSRELDDSYSVVHRNLALAYYNKLNKPDEALNSLNNAFACNSGDARVFYELDQLHKKLNTPPDLRLELMNANTELIVQRDDLYLEFVTLHNTLKRHEDALRLIEDRIFHPWEGGEGKVTGQYVLAKVELAKLAIAVGQYVKAVESLREATVYPLNLGEGKLAGAQENHIYYYLGCAYESLGLTKEAEEAFAAAAYGLDEPASAMYYNDQPPEMIYYQGLAWNKLGNVKEAARRFHKLINYAEKHLFDDVKIDYFAVSLPDFLVFDDDLNRRNVIHCRYMRALGLLGLNRVPEAAEDFRKVLELDPNHQGVLFHGEVNI